tatggTTGGATATCGGAAGTTCCAAGAAAGAAACcacaaataaaattaagaattaaaaagaattgagGATAGTTatgaaataaataagtACTGATAGTTGTTTGCTTTTGTCAGGTTTATGTTGTGATTGGGTTTGATATAAATTAGTTTGAAGAGAATACAAATACTTTTTTCAGAAATCAGAAGCGGATGACCCATTACACAaccatacaaaaaaaactaacACAGAAACAACTTATAGGAAAAACTGAAATTCCCTTAaaagcaaaacaaaacaaaaacaaaaactaactaaaaaaaaaaatctctCCTGCATATTGTCTATTTCAAGATTGCTACATATTtcagtagtaatagtagttAGATTTATTGCTAGAATTAAAGTGATGACATGTGCgttcatcatcattgatAACCGTTTTTCGAACATGGGAGCTGTCtccatcaattttttgtcAATCATCTGTTGCTATTTGGGGATTATCCCCTCCACTATGGATCAAGAAGTCGGGGAAAACGTGTTGGTTACAGACAACAACTGCAAACTCATTTCTTGAATCTCTAAACCAAaccttattttttttattgtttaccaatcaaaagaaaatgaaactcACTCTTTGCCCATAAAATAACCACGCTTAATAACATTTAGATGAGGCCATACAATGTCAAAGATTAGTTCATTTAGCCAAACTCCAGAATTTGATTGGAATTCTCACTTGGTCATCACAAATGTCGTGTTAGTCAGGTCATTGACGACATAATGATATTCGAGACATTTACATtgtataatatattatGTGATTACACACAATCTCCCACACAATTTGTCATATTAGTAATATCACCTCACATGAGTGTTCTGCTTACACGAAACCTTTTAGTAAAACTCatgatttcaatatctcattttcaaaatggAGTCGAACACTATAAATACACCATTTGGATCCCTAATACTTGTTTCCTGAAGCATAGAATCACCTTTACATAACTTTatgaatttgtttttcataCCCATCATAGCATCagttatttattattactattattcTAATAATCAAACCCCAGACACCATAAACGAAACAAAAATCGTAAACAATATGGCTTcacaattatcaaaaaaatttattcaGAATCCAACACCTTTCCCAActtatttcttttcccATGGAGGCCCAACCTTTATGTACGAATTAGATGATTTTGGCAATAAAGGGGCATGGAATGCTGTAAAGaaaattggtaataatatcaaaaagaattggaaacCTGATTACATTGTTGTAGTCAGTGCTCATTGGCAAAGTAGTGGAGacaatttaattgaaataaattatcctaaaaataatgaagaaaaccCATTAATCTATGACTTTTATGGATTCCCTGATTACATGTATAAAGAAGAATTCCATTCTAAGaataatttattcattGCAAATGAGATTAAAGCAGAATTAGAAAAGAATGGGTTTAATTCCACACTCACAAATCGTGGAATTGATCACGGGGTTTGGGTGCCATTTAAAGTGGCATTCAGTGATTATACCACTCAGTCGAAAACTCAACCAGAGATCAAAAGTTTAGATTTACCAGAAACATCGGTAATTCAAGTCTCGTTAACTTCAAGAGATGGTGATTTTGTTAAACACTTCAAATTGGGTGAAGTTTTGAGCAAGTTCAAGAATGAGTTGATTTGGGACGAATCTAGACAGAAGTATTTAAAGGGGTTAATTGTCTGCTCAGGAATGTCAGTTCACAATTTGAGAGATTTGGGTGCTTCCTTCCGTCAACCTAAGCAACTCATGCCATACGTCAAAccatttaatcaattgttgaCTAAAACTGTTGAAGAAAATCATGGTGACAGCTTATTGCAGGCgtttttggatttgaaaaaaaatccatTATTGCGACAAGCTCACCCAACTTTAGAACATTTCTTACCAATAGTTGTTGCTGGAGGAGTTGCTTCGAAATccaatgatgattttaaagAAGTTTACAATGATTCAATGCTCAGTTTAGGTTGGGGTGTTTACCAAGTTGGCCAATACAATAACAGCTCAAAAGTgtaataaaaagaaactttCAACAAGGGACTTGTAAACAAAGATATAAATAGATATGAATAGTAGTTGTGTATTATGTTTGATATTTTCTAATGTACAATATGAATAAGCAAGACTAACTTCCTAtctttttaataattcgTTTAATGCCTTTTCAACACCAGCTTCATCTAAACCTTCTAAACTTGTTTTCACTTCTTCACCTCTTTCAAATCTGGCAGTTAATGTAGGTGGGATACCATAACTTTCTCTAATCAAAATTGGTAATTTGTAATTCAGTTGAGTCTTCAAAGATGGATAGTTTTTAGTCAAAAAGTTTCTCACAGGTATTGAGGCTTCTCCTGTTTGTGATAAGTGGAAtcttaattcttttaaGGCAGTTGGAATGACAAACTTAGACATTGGGTACTGTTGGTTAGTGTGGTAGATTTATGGATACTGGACTCTTGatggtaattttttttccagCGAATTTTACTGGTTACTTACAtctggaaaaaaaaaagtagaaGGTCGTGCGCGGATGATAATTTATAGTGATGACAAACCTTACTAATGGCTgccaaaaagaaagtgtTCAGCTGTATTACATCTGACATAAATATACTAGAAGGTTACAGTTTAGATATGACACCCTTGAGAGAAAGTATATTTTCTATCCTGTTTGGTAACATATTTGAAACTAActtttatttataaaaaaaaaaaaaaaccaattgaatctaaataaaaaaaccaaCTTATTATTAATGCATATGCTAATTAAAAACACCCTGGTCAACTCCTAACTTGCTATAATCTGCTGACACACTCTTGATATCCGGAACTTTCACTGGCATATCGCTCTCAATCGACTTCATAACTGCATCAATGCACAATAATGCAGAAATaccatcatcaattgaacACCAAGGCTCTTTCACATTTCCtctaattaaatcaatgaaaTGTTCCAACTGAGAATCAAAGGgcaatttttccaaatccaGTTCAATAACAGTCTCATTTATTGGATTGGTCCATGAAGATGTTAcatctttttcttgatgATACAATTTCATATCTGGCATCGATAAGGTCCCTTTGGACCCAAATATACGATAAATACCTGACACACCTTGATTCTTAGGAATTGTAGGGTTTTCACCTGTACCactttcaaaattaaatggTGACACGACATTATCGCAGCAAATGAATGTACCGGTTACTCCACTCTCAAATTTAATGGTCAAAGCTGCACCTTCGTCGGCTTCATGATTTCTCTGTTGCAGTAGTAGCTCGGCATAAATACGTTGAATCCTACCAAACATGTATTGTAATAAATCCAAGTCATGTAccaaattaatcaatagCACACCACCTCCGGTACTTGTACTTTTTCTCCAAGGTGAGACATCGAAATATTCCTGTGGTTTACTTAACATCCAACTTCCTTGAATGGCCACTATTTGGCCAACTTTAGATAAGTTTTTCTTGGTGCTTAAAATGTAAGGGTTAAATCTTCTATGGTGACCCACAAGAACCTTtacatttttcaattcacaGTAATGTTTTAATGCTTTAGCATCTTCAGGTGTGCTTCCTATTGGCTTTTCAACTAATAAATGGATTCCGTATGATGCTAATTCGGCACTAACTGAAACATGGGTGTGATTAGGGGTACACACTATGGCACCATCGGGATAAGGAATCGAGTTCTCATCACAATATTTCATAcatgattcaattgatggGAAATATAAAGTGTTGAATGTTTCAGCAACATCGGCAGTGGCTGGATTAGGATCAATGATTGCAAATAAATCAGTTTGTGGATTATTTGAAACGTGTAATGCATGTCTAGGGCCAATTAAACCAGCCCCCACAACTATGATTTGAAGGAGATTTGGGGCAATCATATTTTAGTGCAACAACTGAATGAATGAACGATAGTGAAAGactgaaattaaaaaaaaaacaacttaAGTATCagtaaaaaaagaatgtgATTAAAAGGGGaattaagaaaagaagaaattagaaaaggaaaagtttttcaattccaatGCAATGAAATGTATGGCAGAGTATTAATTTGCTAGTATGGGTATTACATGTGGCTGCGAAGCTTcgtgaaaaaaaaaaaaaatcactcacaaaatgaaaaaaaaaaaaaaaaataaaaagaaacaaaaaaatgcCCGCATTTTATTCTGACACCCGTTGCTCCGGTACAGGAGAGAATTAGTCACATTGTCTGAAATGTGGAGGTGGAGATGATATGATATGTTCTTCAACGCCAACCACAAATCGTCAAAGATTCACTCGTTATAGTTGTTTATGTATACTTCGAACAATGTAATTACTTTCCATTAATATGTAGCAGATTCTctgtttatttatattctgAACAGCCTTTTGCAGGTCAAATCACAACTAGAATCAGCACATACAGAGGCAAGCATAAATCATCAGAATACTAATATTGTAAGCAGAACTCTTTTTTCTGGTATATACAATTGGAATCATATTGTGTAAGCTactttcaattcaattgttcGGCAAAAACCAGTGTAATCAATTCTGGAACAGAAATAGTTTTGAATGCCTGAACAACagtatttgaaaaaaagtCTTCACATACAAATACTAGAAACTCGtcatttatatattattgaatcaacTAGAACTGACTTGTTGGTGTGTAGCCCAGTTTTTCCAAATAGCTTATCACTACTTGTAAGAActcaattcaaattattgttatGGTGAGTACACGACTActaatcaaattttcaaaagtgAAGTCATTTTAAAGCGTGGTATAACGTTTTCTCTTTGCAAACCAATGCCCAACATACAGTTGACGCAAgcaataattataaatgtcttttgatattaattGGAACCAACTAACAATTGATGatacaatcaatcaatcaataaaagaatttttggatcaacaattcaaaaaaatctcCCTCCCATCGTTTATTTCCAATCTTTCAGTGactgatttcaatttaggAGAAATCCCTCCGGAAATAACCATTCGACATATTGGTGATCCCTTTGAGGAATTttatgaagatgaagataattTGGGAGCCACCAATGAAACCAATcataatttaaatgatgaaCGTCTGACTATGGGGAAGAGCCAAGAGAATGGGATCCATAAGGATAATGCATACAACAGTCAAAactttgatgatgatgacgacgaTGACGAAGGCGTCGATGAAGATGACGATGACGATGAATACGACGATCATGATTTGGGGACCATCAACGAAGGGATTAGTTTATTGAACTTTAACGATAGTTCAACCACTCCTTCTGGTAACTCATTTGGAGGTCTGATTGCACCTttgccaccaccaccttTAAACCCCTCAAGAGATTCTTTCCACTCCATCCTTCACCCTTATGGTGTTAATAGCATAATAGGCGCAACAGGTGCTGGGTCAGAAACCCCTACAAATATactaaatcaaaattatctATCGTCCAGAGTATTACCAAAAATATCtgtaaaacaaaaacaaccaCATCACGACGACAATGATATTCAACTTATTGTGGAGATAAATTACAAAGGTGACATGCATATCAACTTGTTGGTGAATTTATTGGTGAATTATCCATCCCCCAATTTCATATCATTGCCAATAAAGTTACATATTACTGATATAGTGATACATTCAATTGCCACCATTGcttatttaaaaaaatcgGTCTATTTGTCTTTCCTTtgtgatgttgatgatgcaTTCCCTGATTTTGatagcaataataatgcACAAACACCTACATCTACCACAGGTGGGAATTTTGTTGACTATTATTCCAATGATGCAGCTAtcaataaagaaagaatagATATCGTTAAAAAgatcaaaattgaaagtgAAATTGGTGAAGTTGAGAATAATATACTAAGAAATGTGGGcaaagttgaaaaatttttggttGAACAATTAAGGAATATTTTGCGGGATGAAATTGCTTGGCCAAGTTGGATTTGTATTGATAtgaatgatgatggtgatgatgacgatgatgatgaagtgGAAGATAGTAATGTTAGTGATGGCGATGGCAAGGATAATGATGGCAAACATGGAGATGGACCAACACACGAGGtataaattgaagaataaccaccaaaatgaatttaaatgaGCCTAAATAGGTCCATCCAACTACTAGCAAATGCTACAAAGAAAGTTATTACCAGATCAAGATGATTGAGAAATACGATCATTATATAGTAGTAATTTGCACATTGAGCATCATGTAATCTAAGAATTTCTGTAAATATAGCACTAATGAACCTACAATCTATATtccaattgaaataaaGCTGTAGTTGTGGCACGTTTAATGATTGCAGATTATCTCTTGATATTTCGGTACATTTAAACATATTGGGCTGtctgaaaagaaaaaaaaaaaaaaaactttttgTAATCTCCGacaacatcatcaaatcACTTATCACACCAACGGCCATGTCATTAAACGAACTAGTTAGTCAATTTAGATTTACCAGAGTGTTGAAAAGTGACTCACAGACTAAAACAATATCTATACTAGGcaaaataaataacaaAGATGCAATTGTAACCATTGAGAAATCCCACTTTAGTACTGGCTCAGATCTTGACTTGCAGAAATTAATCACTGATCTATCTATAATCAATTCCAACGATGTCTATTATTGGTCAACAGCGAATTTATTTCAAGATGTGTTGGAATTACCAGGtgcaaaattgaatttgatttatccAGCTACAGAGACTCACATTAGGAAATATGATGATCAAAAATTGCATTACGTCAGAGAAACACCAGAAATGTACCAAAAATATGTTGTTCCTTATATTGAAACTATGAAAGGTGATAGATTGAAATGGGTTTacaatatattatttgagGGAAAGGAAAGTGAAACATTCATATATCACGACAAGTCACCCACGGGATTTGTGTTGTTGCCCGATATGAAATGGGATGGAAAGAATTTGGATACATTGTATTTGTGCTGTATTGTCAATAGGCTAGATATATCTTGTGTGAGAGATTTAAATCAAAGCCATATTGCTTATTTGTctaatttacaaaaaattgtgAAAGAAGTGACGGTTAACAAATATGGAATTAAACCTGATCAATTGAGAGTATTTTTACACTATCAACCATCgtattatcattttcatttacaTATTGTAAATGTGCAACATCCAGGGTTAGGAGATGGTATAGCTATTGGAAAGGCTATCTTGCTAGATGATGTTATAgacaatttgaaattggatGGACTGTATTATAGTGAAAAAACCATTGGTTTTGTATTAGGTGAAAACCATGGATTATGGCAAATTGAAGGTTATAGAGATTTACATTTTAAGCAAAAAAACTAATATACATTGGTTAGActattttaataattaaattcGCTACTTGCAGATTTCACAGCCATCTTGGCCATTCTcaacattttctttcttgggTCCTCTTTTTTACCTTTCTTAGATTCTGAGTAATTGCTGTTATTACCAACAGATTTACCTAACTTCTTTGGTGTCTCTCTTAATCCAAAACTTTTCGCTAAATGACCTAaatgtaataattttaCATTGAAAAACTCACGTTCCGACGACAAATGTGTTGCGTATGCACGTATATGAGAAGTAAATGCCCTAACAGCTTCGTCATGACTAGCTTGATCTTCTAATAGCCACCTTTCAACATCAAGATGCCAAGTGGTAGCATGGATATCCCACTTCCCTAACTTATTATCCTTTGACTTGATATTTCCTTGTGCAAATCCTTCTTGTAATATTTCTTCATAATTCTTAACTCTCAAGTTTCCTTCTCTTGGATGCGCAACCTTCAACTTTCCCTCTACATACCCTTCTTCAATACCTGGAAGTAGAAACAAAGTTGCATTACCTTCATTACCCAATCTTGCTGATCTACCAATTCTATGCAAATGATCATCAATAGTGAAAGGAGGGTCATATTCTATAACATTGGCAACATTTGGTAAATCCAACCCACGAGACGCAACATCAGTACAAAATAATATCTTGTtatatgaattattatctttGATAAACGACTGCAATGTGCTTGTACGTGATTGCTGTGAAAGTGAACCATGAAGCTTATAGACAATTGTATTGTCACTTAATTGAGGGGCAGTGAGCACGCCATTGTCctcattttcatcatcttctggCAGAACTAACACAGTTTTCACTTCACCGGATTCTTCATCAgtcatttttttaaacTTTTTACCATCTCGAGTGAATACGTCAAAATGGAAATCAACTGAATCGGAACAGGAAAAAAACACAATGGTTCTTTCAGTAGAGTGTTTGCAAATACTCAATAACAATGCATCCAATGTAACTAGTCTCAACTTGGGTGGaacgacaacaacatttTGAATCAACTGGTCTGGTGCCGTACTTGTAGTGGTGGCTATGGTTTCGTCAAATGATACGGTTCCAGGAACAGAAGCTGTTTCCACTGAAATCATTTCAGGATTTTTCAACACTATACTACCCAATTTTTTCACATTACTATGCAATGTAGCTGAACACAACATATTTATTCTTCTCGATGGTAACCCTTGCCATTTTTCAGCGGTGTCAGCAATTTTAGAATTTGAGTCTATTTTGGCAGTGATTTGGGCTATAGTTTCTTCAAATCCCAACTCCATTAATTTATCACCTTCATCTAACACAAGCCATCTCAACTGACTAATATCTAAtgtttttgtattttcCAAATGATCAGCCAACCTTCCTGGAGTAGCAACTAATATATTACACCCTTTTCTCAATCTTGCCTTTTCTgacttctttttttcaccACCAATGACTATTCCTGGAACTACCCAATGATGGCATCTTGTTAATGTCTCCAACACCCCATAAATCTGTGTGGCCAATTCACGGGTAGGTGTTAAAATTATGGCAAATAACCCTGATTCTCGATTAATcttgaatttattttctctCATCAACTTATGGAATATGGGCAAAACAAAAGCCAATGTTTTACCAGACCCTGTTTGTGCTTTCACGAATAGATCATTTTCTGTGGCTATTAAACTCGGTATTACTAATTGTTGAATCTTGGTTGGATGCATGAATCGTAAATGTTCAGTTAGATGTGTTgacaatttttcattcaacCCTAAACCAGAAAATGTAGTTGCATCTTTCATAGGTGCATTGGATGGTAAATAAGTAAGCTCTTTGGTAGTCGAAGTTGTCACTAAGTGTGACGTTGGTTCGTTATTGGTAAATAAAGATGACACATATGAATCACCTTTCCCACCAAATTCACCTTTGCTTTCTGTGAACTTTGACCTTTTGTTCGAGTCAGCTGGTAATTTATCTTCAAATACCCGTTTTCGTTTGGATTCATCAACTGGGATGAGATTTACTCCGGTCTCGGGCTGCCTCTTTTTCGTTCTACCTTGTAATGCAAGTTGTAACTTTCTTCTATCCTTCCATCTACCACCCAGAACTTTGAcattttggtttttggaAGTTGTGGTTGATGAAGTATCTGGAACAGCAAagttcaacaacaatccaTCATCTTCGTCCATTCTTAGTAGTTTTTAATAAAGAGAATACacttttctttgattttagTAATGCAAAGATCATAGAAACttgaacttttttttttttgtgcaCTCATTGAACTGGCCATGAGCTGGTTCCATAAAcgccattttttttttctagtATGGCTTTATTGGTATTTGGCCGATTACTTAGCtgtaaacaacaatatgTTACGACGCTGGATGAGGGGTACtgtaaaaaataaatcaagtaAATCTATTGATATATAAGAATTCAATTGCTCAATTTGGAGCAGTTGAAAATGTAGTAATCAAACCTCCCAAAAAAAGACCATATATTGTCCAACTACTCAACTATTTATTAACATGTCTATGTATTCATCATATGAAGtctttgttttcaattcaatatttgtatCTATATGATGGTCTAAGCCAAACTTTATACTTTTGGTTACATCATCATCGCCTCTTTTCCAAATTAAATTCTGccattcttcttcttcaaaatGCTTTACCAGTTTCAATGAATCCCCTAACGAATGCAGGAACTCACCAGATTGAGTAGAATGCTTAGCAGCTGATTGCAAGATTTGAACATTTGCTGGTTTTTCATTAGTGCTCTCTTGTTGTCTCCTCTGTTGAATGGTTTGGGcttctaaatcatcaatgtACTTGAACGAAGGTTTTAATTGAACTGTACTGTCCACCGGAATCAACACAACTCGTCTTTCATTGCCATCATTTACTATTTTTGCAGCATAGTTTCCTACTTCATAAGACCCATCCAATACACCCAGAATCGTCTGCTCAAAAATTTGCTCACCCCATTCCTGAACTTTGTCCAcattaaagaatttgtCGGTATCAAGGGGTACTTTCACTTGAAGGTACTGTGACTCCGGTTTGATTGAGGCATGGCAATTTCCAGCTTTATTTGGACGTGATTTGGGTCGACCAGCATACTGTAAAACATGTAATGACTGTTTTACTCTTTCTGGTACTGTGTTTATGTGTAATGGTATTGATTCTACTATTGGGTCATCGTCATCTGGATCAGACATCTTCTCGTCTGGGTATTCTTGTTTCACTTGcacttcttcatcttcctcCTTTATTGTAGATGTTGATGGTTTATATGGTTCTGGGGTAATATCATCCTCctcatcaataaataacaGACTCATTTTTGGTATGTGATTTGGAGTTTTGTAGCTGTTGacaataaaaagaaagccAGTTGCTCAAGAAAATTTTAGAACCACATCTCTCACGATACATCAAAAAACTattaagaaagaaaaaaaaaaaaaaattacgATAGGTGGGAAAAAGATCATCACTGTCTTTACCATACGAACACCCTGACTCAAAACTAATCTAGAATGGCCGATTTTGACATTAAGGAGACATATCTCAAGTTTTTGGAAGAAGACAAAGATATGACTATGCCAATTGCGGCAATTGAATCACTTGTGTCAATGTTAAAAGCTAAGTCACCATCAACCTCCTCcgaattaatcaatttagtTTCGAAAAacattgatttattaaaatcatcaatcCCCAATAATATTTCTCTTTCTGCTGGGTGTGATTTGTTTATGAGATTTGTGTTGAGAAACACCAACGTGTATTCTGATTGGGAGTCGTTTTCACAGAATCTTGTTGAGAATGGAGAATTGTTCGTTCAGCGTGCTAAAGAATCAAGACTTAAACTGGCAGAATATGGTGTTCCATTTATTAAAGATGACGACGTAATATTAGTTCATTCATACTCACGTGTTGTTTACAGCCTATTGTTGAAGGCCAAACAAGAAAAGTTAATTCGATTCAAAGTCTTGGTTACCGAAAGTAGACCAACAGGCAATGGATACTACATGGCTAGGAAATTAAGAGAAGCAGATATACCAGTTGAGGTTATTGTAGATAACGCAGTGGGATATGTATTGCATAAAGTAGACAAAATCTTGGTTGGTGCTGAAGGTGTTGCTGAAAGTGGTGGAGTAATAAATCACATTGGAACATATCAAATTGGTTGTTTAGCTAAAGTTAACAATAAACCTTTTTATGTGGTGACTGAATCTCACAAATTTGTTAGGTTATTTCCCTTGGCACCCAATGACCTACCTAACAGCATTAGTCATTTCGATTATGACGGAAACAAAACAGAAGAAGTCAATCATAGTGGACAAGAACTTTTAAAGACAAACTTTGTTGATTTCACATCTCACGAATATATTACCGCCTTGATTACAGATTTGGGAGTATTGACTCCGTCTGCTGTCAGTGAAGAGTTGATAAAAATATGGTACGATTGAGACAATTGGTGTTCGTATATATAGTAGACTTgttattatataatttgatCTAATACATTTTCTAAacttttcaaatcaaagtAATTTGTACCTTCTAATTTAGCAACCTTAACACAAGTTACGCCCTTCGAAGTAAGATAATCAACATCGACTTCAATGCTGGGATTCTCCATGTATACCAAATGTGTGATGAATCTATTCCATTCATATTTAG
This sequence is a window from Candida dubliniensis CD36 chromosome 7, complete sequence. Protein-coding genes within it:
- a CDS encoding DEAD-box family ATP-dependent RNA helicase, ribosomal biogenesis, putative (Similar to S. cerevisiae DBP7), translating into MDEDDGLLLNFAVPDTSSTTTSKNQNVKVSGGRWKDRRKLQLALQGRTKKRQPETGVNLIPVDESKRKRVFEDKLPADSNKRSKFTESKGEFGGKGDSYVSSLFTNNEPTSHLVTTSTTKELTYLPSNAPMKDATTFSGLGLNEKLSTHLTEHLRFMHPTKIQQLVIPSLIATENDLFVKAQTGSGKTLAFVLPIFHKLMRENKFKINRESGLFAIILTPTRELATQIYGVLETLTRCHHWVVPGIVIGGEKKKSEKARLRKGCNILVATPGRLADHLENTKTLDISQLRWLVLDEGDKLMELGFEETIAQITAKIDSNSKIADTAEKWQGLPSRRINMLCSATLHSNVKKLGSIVLKNPEMISVETASVPGTVSFDETIATTTSTAPDQLIQNVVVVPPKLRLVTLDALLLSICKHSTERTIVFFSCSDSVDFHFDVFTRDGKKFKKMTDEESGEVKTVLVSPEDDENEDNGVLTAPQLSDNTIVYKLHGSLSQQSRTSTLQSFIKDNNSYNKILFCTDVASRGLDLPNVANVIEYDPPFTIDDHLHRIGRSARLGNEGNATLFLLPGIEEGYVEGKLKVAHPREGNLRVKNYEEILQEGFAQGNIKSKDNKLGKWDIHATTWHLDVERWLLEDQASHDEAVRAFTSHIRAYATHLSSEREFFNVKLLHLGHLAKSFGLRETPKKLGKSVGNNSNYSESKKGKKEDPRKKMLRMAKMAVKSASSEFNY
- a CDS encoding RNA polymerase III subunit, putative (Similar to S. cerevisiae RPC37), giving the protein MSSLFIDEEDDITPEPYKPSTSTIKEEDEEVQVKQEYPDEKMSDPDDDDPIVESIPLHINTVPERVKQSLHVLQYAGRPKSRPNKAGNCHASIKPESQYLQVKVPLDTDKFFNVDKVQEWGEQIFEQTISGVLDGSYEVGNYAAKIVNDGNERRVVLIPVDSTVQLKPSFKYIDDLEAQTIQQRRQQESTNEKPANVQILQSAAKHSTQSGEFSHSLGDSLKSVKHFEEEEWQNLIWKRGDDDVTKSIKFGLDHHIDTNIELKTKTSYDEYIDMLINS
- a CDS encoding NADH-ubiquinone oxidoreductase subunit, putative (Similar to Neurospora crassa NUO10.5; Pichia stipitis NUO10), whose translation is MSKFVIPTALKELRFHLSQTGEASIPVRNFLTKNYPSLKTQSNYKLPILIRESYGIPPTLTARFERGEEVKTSLEGLDEAGVEKALNELLKR
- a CDS encoding oxidoreductase, putative (Similar to Aspergillus fumigatus qutH); this encodes MIAPNLLQIIVVGAGLIGPRHALHVSNNPQTDLFAIIDPNPATADVAETFNTLYFPSIESCMKYCDENSIPYPDGAIVCTPNHTHVSVSAELASYGIHLLVEKPIGSTPEDAKALKHYCELKNVKVLVGHHRRFNPYILSTKKNLSKVGQIVAIQGSWMLSKPQEYFDVSPWRKSTSTGGGVLLINLVHDLDLLQYMFGRIQRIYAELLSQQRNHEADEGAALTIKFESGVTGTFICCDNVVSPFNFESGTGENPTIPKNQGVSGIYRIFGSKGTLSMPDMKLYHQEKDVTSSWTNPINETVIESDLEKLPFDSQLEHFIDLIRGNVKEPWCSIDDGISALLCIDAVMKSIESDMPVKVPDIKSVSADYSKLGVDQGVFN
- a CDS encoding mitochondrial inheritance complex (MDM12/MDM10/MMM1) subunit, putative (In S. cerevisiae: required for transmission of mitochondria to daughter cells;~Similar to S. cerevisiae MDM12), which translates into the protein MSFDINWNQLTIDDTINQSIKEFLDQQFKKISLPSFISNLSVTDFNLGEIPPEITIRHIGDPFEEFYEDEDNLGATNETNHNLNDERSTMGKSQENGIHKDNAYNSQNFDDDDDDDEGVDEDDDDDEYDDHDLGTINEGISLLNFNDSSTTPSGNSFGGSIAPLPPPPLNPSRDSFHSILHPYGVNSIIGATGAGSETPTNILNQNYLSSRVLPKISVKQKQPHHDDNDIQLIVEINYKGDMHINLLVNLLVNYPSPNFISLPIKLHITDIVIHSIATIAYLKKSVYLSFLCDVDDAFPDFDSNNNAQTPTSTTGGNFVDYYSNDAAINKERIDIVKKIKIESEIGEVENNILRNVGKVEKFLVEQLRNILRDEIAWPSWICIDMNDDGDDDDDDEVEDSNVSDGDGKDNDGKHGDGPTHEV
- a CDS encoding non-essential hydrolase involved in mRNA decapping, putative (In S. cerevisiae: may function in a feedback mechanism to regulate deadenylation;~Similar to S. cerevisiae DCS1); this translates as MSLNELVSQFRFTRVLKSDSQTKTISILGKINNKDAIVTIEKSHFSTGSDLDLQKLITDLSIINSNDVYYWSTANLFQDVLELPGAKLNLIYPATETHIRKYDDQKLHYVRETPEMYQKYVVPYIETMKGDRLKWVYNILFEGKESETFIYHDKSPTGFVLLPDMKWDGKNLDTLYLCCIVNRLDISCVRDLNQSHIAYLSNLQKIVKEVTVNKYGIKPDQLRVFLHYQPSYYHFHLHIVNVQHPGLGDGIAIGKAILLDDVIDNLKLDGSYYSEKTIGFVLGENHGLWQIEGYRDLHFKQKN
- a CDS encoding LigB subunit of aromatic ring-opening dioxygenase, putative (Similar to Aspergillus fumigatis AFUA_6G02950), with translation MASQLSKKFIQNPTPFPTYFFSHGGPTFMYELDDFGNKGAWNAVKKIGNNIKKNWKPDYIVVVSAHWQSSGDNLIEINYPKNNEENPLIYDFYGFPDYMYKEEFHSKNNLFIANEIKAELEKNGFNSTLTNRGIDHGVWVPFKVAFSDYTTQSKTQPEIKSLDLPETSVIQVSLTSRDGDFVKHFKLGEVLSKFKNELIWDESRQKYLKGLIVCSGMSVHNLRDLGASFRQPKQLMPYVKPFNQLLTKTVEENHGDSLLQAFLDLKKNPLLRQAHPTLEHFLPIVVAGGVASKSNDDFKEVYNDSMLSLGWGVYQVGQYNNSSKV